A region from the Benincasa hispida cultivar B227 chromosome 12, ASM972705v1, whole genome shotgun sequence genome encodes:
- the LOC120092845 gene encoding protein IQ-DOMAIN 14-like: protein MGKKGSWIAAIRRAFTPNSKEKPGNEFEKRNKKEKNKGVGKLRHGESNNSFIPLFREPSSVEKIFLDLEREQQRVTLRPASSSPPTPPFVTPRNASPRISSARQPSPPVSPPRVANRPKGFRFRPEPTLRNHHASATKIQAAYRGYVARRSFRALKGLVRLQGVVRGQNVKRQTMNAMKQMQLLVRVQSQIQSRRIQMLDTQPLHHGPNHKDIDTALAKLSFTQASEAGNQEDWDDSLLTREEIEARLQRKAEAIVKRERAMAYAYSHQLWKASPNSTQAVMTDIRSAGFPWWWNWLERQLPSSNNLPNSEPQTLKNFLLAPQTPQQNQTLNPNNNKHHLHNNIDHHQPTLTPKSTKPTILLATATKPSRTSPNTFRTPPATSRSFSKARGDSSPFDVGIKDDESLTSCPPFTVPHYMAPTVSAKAKLRGCSTPTPISTHSKTRISFPFKWNKPNLLFSKDSSANNNSQRVLDNNYNQSVGNLSVDSSVSLPAGVGRKPFNRFV, encoded by the exons ATGGGTAAAAAAGGAAGTTGGATTGCTGCTATAAGGAGAGCTTTTACACCTAACTCCAAGGAAAAGCCAGGAAAT GAATTTGAGAAGAGaaacaagaaagaaaagaacaaaGGAGTTGGAAAATTAAGGCATGGAGAGTCCAATAATTCCTTCATTCCCCTATTTAGGGAGCCAAGTAGTGTTGAGAAGATCTTCTTGGATTTAGAGAGAGAGCAACAGAGAGTTACATTGAGACCAGCTTCTTCCTCACCACCAACACCTCCCTTTGTTACTCCTAGAAATGCTTCTCCAAGAATCTCCTCCGCTCGGCAACCCTCTCCGCCCGTCTCTCCTCCGAGGGTTGCAAATCGCCCTAAAGGCTTTCGCTTTCGGCCCGAACCGACTCTCCGAAATCATCATGCATCAGCAACAAAAATTCAAGCTGCATACAGAGGTTATGTG GCAAGGAGGAGCTTTAGAGCATTGAAGGGGTTGGTGAGACTTCAAGGAGTGGTGAGAGGGCAAAATGTGAAGAGGCAAACAATGAATGCAATGAAGCAAATGCAGCTGTTGGTTAGGGTTCAGTCTCAAATTCAATCCAGAAGGATTCAAATGCTTGACACTCAGCCTCTCCATCATGGCCCTAACCACAAAGACATTGACACTGCCTTAGCCAAATTGAGCTTCACTCAAGCT tCTGAGGCAGGTAACCAAGAAGATTGGGATGATAGTTTGCTAACAAGAGAGGAAATTGAAGCAAGATTGCAAAGAAAAGCAGAGGCTATAGTCAAAAGGGAGAGGGCAATGGCTTATGCATATTCCCATCAG TTGTGGAAGGCCAGTCCAAATTCAACTCAAGCAGTAATGACAGATATTAGAAGTGCGGGATTCCCATGGTGGTGGAACTGGTTAGAGCGCCAATTACCTTCATCAAATAATCTCCCTAATTCCGAACCTCAAACTCTCAAGAATTTCCTTCTTGCACCTCAAACTccacaacaaaaccaaaccctaaaccctaataACAACAAACACCATCTCCACAATAATATTGATCACCATCAACCAACTCTCACACCAAAGTCCACAAAACCGACCATACTCCTTGCCACTGCGACCAAACCATCCCGAACCTCTCCGAATACGTTCCGAACCCCACCGGCAACCTCGAGATCGTTTTCGAAGGCAAGAGGTGATTCGTCACCATTTGATGTGGGAATAAAAGATGATGAAAGCCTTACTAGTTGCCCTCCTTTTACAGTGCCACATTACATGGCTCCCACGGTTTCAGCCAAAGCCAAGCTAAGAGGCTGTTCCACACCTACTCCTATTAGTACTCACTCAAAAACAAGAATTTCCTTCCCTTTCAAATGGAACAAACCCAATTTGTTGTTCTCAAAGGACTCATCAGCAAATAATAACTCTCAAAGGGTTTTGGATAATAATTACAACCAATCTGTGGGCAATTTGAGTGTGGATTCTTCTGTTTCATTGCCTGCTGGGGTTGGAAGAAAGCCATTTAACAGATTTGtgtga
- the LOC120067832 gene encoding diacylglycerol kinase A yields MPEPKPSNPRKPWYQRAMEIVGTQWKTSPKSREMTNIPTTNGTMNSKGNEFSRIGNNNNSNNSNNINNKYNKMRKCTSLKIATSFTRVCLCAPISSYNEIFQQAEIPPRRSHSYPRSKPFPTNNANHITHERVLLPTARLSGESSRRFFRGKSLTDDVLMRRFVVEEEAMMQVRRRNQMEVIRKRNLMRRKKLGPSPLSKMIIAEEEQ; encoded by the exons ATGCCAGAACCAAAGCCCTCAAATCCAAG GAAGCCCTGGTATCAAAGAGCAATGGAAATAGTGGGAACTCAATGGAAAACAAGTCCAAAATCAAGAGAAATGACAAATATTCCAACAACAAATGGGACAATGAATTCAAAGGGCAATGAATTCTCAAGAATTGGAAATAATAACAATTCCAATAACAGcaacaatattaataataaGTACAACAAAATGAGAAAATGCACTTCTCTAAAGATAGCAACTTCATTTACAAGAGTATGTCTTTGTGCACCAATCTCTTCTTACAATGAAATTTTTCAACAAGCTGAAATTCCACCAAGGAGAAGCCATAGCTATCCAAGATCTAAGCCTTTTCCAACCAACAATGCCAATCATATCACACATGAAAGAGTACTTCTTCCAACTGCAAGACTTAGCGGCGAAAGTAGTAGACGGTTTTTTCGAGGAAAGTCGCTCACCGACGACGTTTTGATGCGGAGATTTGTCGTCGAAGAAGAGGCAATGATGCAAGTGAGGAGGAGAAATCAAATGGAAGTTATAAGGAAAAGGAATTTGATGAGAAGGAAGAAGCTTGGACCAAGCCCTCTAAGCAAAATGATCATAGCTGAGGAAGAACaatga
- the LOC120067863 gene encoding selenoprotein F — protein sequence MQLLPGVRNPATAVTMAVAATVVIFIASMPLAWSKEQLSSRECEDLGFTGLALCSDCHTLAEYIKDQELVTDCLKCCTEDSDDATSKITYSGAVLEVCMRKLVFYPEIVGFIEEEKDQFPSVKVQYIFNSPPKLILLDDEGQHKESIRIDNWKREHILQFLQEKVKRSSAI from the exons ATGCAGCTTCTCCCCGGGGTAAGGAATCCCGCTACGGCGGTGACGATGGCGGTAGCAGCAACGGTGGTCATTTTCATAGCGTCAATGCCGTTGGCTTGGTCAAAGGAGCAACTTAGCTCGAGGGAATGTGAGGATCTAGGTTTCACGGGCCTTGCTCTCTGTTCCGATTGTCACACTTTAGCTGAATATATCAAAGATCAAG AATTAGTGACGGACTGTTTGAAGTGTTGCACTGAGGATTCTGATGATGCCACGAGTAAG ATAACTTATTCTGGTGCCGTGCTGGAAGTCTGCATGAGGAAGCTAGTTTTCTATCCTGAAATTGTTGGCttcattgaagaagaaaaggatcAATTCCCTTCAGTTAAGGTTCAATATATCTTCAACTCTCCACCGAAGCTGATTTTGCTGGATGATGAGGGCCAACATAAAGAAAGCATCAG GATTGATAATTGGAAACGTGAACATATTTTGCAGTTCCTGCAAGAGAAGGTTAAGCGATCTTCAGCGATTTAA